In Streptomyces sannanensis, the DNA window GGCGTCGGCCGCCTGGGCATCACCCGCCGCTTCCCCAAGGGCGTCGTGCTCGGCATCGCGCCGTTCAACTTCCCGCTGAACCTGTGCGCCCACAAGATCGCCCCGGCGATCGCCGCCGGCGCGCCGATGATCCTCAAGCCGGCCCCGGCGACCCCGTTGTCCGGTCTGATCCTGGGTGAGCTGCTCGCCGAGACCGACCTGCCGGCCGGTTCCTGGTCCATCCTGCCGGTGCTGAACGACGCGATGCCCGCCCTGGTCAAGGACGAGCGCCTGCCGGTCATCTCCTTCACCGGTTCGGACAAGGTCGGCTACGCCATCCAGGAGTCGGTGCCGCACAAGCACTGCACCCTGGAGTTGGGCGGCAACGCCGCGGCCGTCGTCCTCGGCGACTGGTCCTCCGAGGAGGACCTGGACTGGGCGGCGACCCGTATGGCCGTCTTCTCGAACTCCCAGGCCGGCCAGACCTGCATCTCGGTGCAGCGCGTCATCGCGGACGCCTCCGTCTACGACCGTCTGGTCGAGAAGGTCGTCGCGGCCGTCGAGGCGCAGGGCACCGGTGACCCGTCGGACGACGCGACCGACGTCGGCCCGCTGGTCAGCGAGGACGCCGCCAAGCGCGTCGAGTCCTGGGTCGACGAGGCCGTGAAGGCCGGCGCCAAGCTGCTCACCGGCGGCAAGCGTGACGGCGCGACCTACGCCCCGACCGTGCTGGCCGACCTGCCCGAGGGCGTCACCCTCGCCACCGAGGAGGTCTTCGGCCCGGTCCTGAGCCTGCACAAGGTCGACGGCGAGGCCGAGGCCTTCGCCATGGTCAACGACTCGAAGTTCGGTCTGCAGGCGGGCGTCTTCACGCACGACCTCCAGACGGCCTTCCGCGCCCACCGCGTCCTCGAGGTCGGCGGCGTGATCATCGGCGACGTTCCCTCCTACCGCGCCGACCAGATGCCGTACGGCGGCGCCAAGCAGTCCGGTGTGGGCCGCGAGGGTGTCAAGTACGCGATGGACGACTACACGTACGAGCGTGTGCTGGTCCTGACGGGCCTCGCCCTGTAGTACACACAAGACCCAACGGCCGGAGCCTACTGTGCGGGGGCTCCGGCCGTTGTTGTGTACCTGCTTTCTGACCTGGGAGACAAACCGAATCCCGCCTGATTCCCGTGGAGTGGTGGGAACACGCTGGGAACATCGACGCGCCCTGCTGCGCGCCGGGGCGGAGGCTGAGGACCGTAGCGTCGCAGAGCGGCGCGTCCTCCCACGGGTGGGAGACCTCGACGTGTTTGTACCCCCACGCCGCGTAGGCGGCCTGGGCCGGGGTTCGGCATCCGGCTCCGGGCGCACCGTCAGCGTGACCCGCTCGGCGTCCAGGCCCTCGATGAGCCGGGCGTGCAGCGCGGCCACGACGCCGCGACGCCTTCCGCACGGCGAGCTCGATGATGACAAAGGTCCGGTGCCGCGATGCTCGTCGGTAGTCCGGGCTTTCCAGCTGTCCGGCTGCGATGGTCGCCGGATCCCGATGTCTGCCACACCGTGGAGTGGGGCGAGCTCGCCCCACCGGCGGACGATGCGGTACGCGGGCGGTTCTACGGTTACAGCGCCGATGGCGGGAGACTGCAGCGCCGGTGCGCGGGCCCCGGTCAGGACGCGCGCTTCAGCAGCCAGGACACCGAGATCCGCGCCGTCGCATTGTGGGGCGGCACCAGGATCGTGGTCCCGGACGACATCGAGGTCGAGGTGCGGGGCCTCGGCCTGTTCGGCGTCTTCGACAAGCGCGCCGCGCGCCGCATCGGCAAACCGGGCACACCGCGCGTCGTCGTCAAGGGACTCGCCCTCTTCGGCGTGGTCGTGACCCGCACGAGGAAGTAGTCCAGCGGCGGCGTAACCGCAACCTCACAGGCCCAAAAGCGGCACAAAGGCACCCGACTGGGCGCGAAGGGTGGTGACCGGGGCGGGAATCGGGTACTACGGACGAGTAGCAACCGGTTGGTGACGCTGCCGACCGGGTCCCCCGGTCCGACTCACACCGCGGCGAGGTGAGCCCCTCATGTCCGCTCCGACCAAGCCCAAAGTCTCCGAGCGCGAAGCCCGCCAAGTGGCGGAGGCCGCCCGGGAGCAGGACTGGCGAAAACCGAGTTTCGCCAAGGAGCTGTTCCTCGGTCGCTTCCGCCTCGACCTCATCCATCCGCACCCCCTCCCGGCACCGGAAGACGTCCAGCGCGGCGAGGCGTTCCTCGCCAAGCTCCGCGACTTCTGCGAGACGAAGATCGACGGTGCGCGGATCGAGCGCGAGGCGAAGATCCCCGACGAGGTCGTCAACGGCCTCAAAGAGCTCGGGGCCTTCGGTATGAAGATCGAGCCCAAGTACGGCGGCATCGGTCTCACCCAGGTGTACTACAACAAGGCCCTCGCCCTGGTCGGCACGGCCAATCCCGCCCTGGGTGCCCTGCTCTCCGCCCATCAGTCGATCGGTGTACCGCAGCCGCTGAAACTCTTCGGCACCAAGGAGCAGAAGGAAACCTTCCTGCCGCGCTGCGCCCGTACCGACATCTCCGCCTTCCTGCTCACCGAGCCCGACGTCGGCTCCGACCCGGCCCGGCTGGCCACGACCGCGGTGCCGGACGGCGACTCGTACATCGTCGACGGGGTGAAGCTCTGGACGACCAACGGCGTGGTCGCCGACCTCCTTGTCGTCATGGCTCGCGTCCCGA includes these proteins:
- a CDS encoding aldehyde dehydrogenase family protein, with protein sequence MPKGIQAATHAFWLAGRQATGDDTFDVTNPFDGRLVGKVSVPTEAQVEEAVAAAHAVIDEFAATPAHVRSAALDHVAKRLTERTEEIAQLISAENGKPIKWARGEVARAVSVFRWASEEARRFNGGDAQRLDTDAGGVGRLGITRRFPKGVVLGIAPFNFPLNLCAHKIAPAIAAGAPMILKPAPATPLSGLILGELLAETDLPAGSWSILPVLNDAMPALVKDERLPVISFTGSDKVGYAIQESVPHKHCTLELGGNAAAVVLGDWSSEEDLDWAATRMAVFSNSQAGQTCISVQRVIADASVYDRLVEKVVAAVEAQGTGDPSDDATDVGPLVSEDAAKRVESWVDEAVKAGAKLLTGGKRDGATYAPTVLADLPEGVTLATEEVFGPVLSLHKVDGEAEAFAMVNDSKFGLQAGVFTHDLQTAFRAHRVLEVGGVIIGDVPSYRADQMPYGGAKQSGVGREGVKYAMDDYTYERVLVLTGLAL
- a CDS encoding DUF6302 family protein codes for the protein MLVGSPGFPAVRLRWSPDPDVCHTVEWGELAPPADDAVRGRFYGYSADGGRLQRRCAGPGQDARFSSQDTEIRAVALWGGTRIVVPDDIEVEVRGLGLFGVFDKRAARRIGKPGTPRVVVKGLALFGVVVTRTRK